GAACAGCGTTGACTTATACGAAGGGCGCAACAGTTTCGGAGAATATGATTCTTCCTGATGGCAGTTTTTCAACAGGAACCATTAGCCCGTTATTCGCTAAAATAGGGCAGGTTCCGTGGATCATCCTGATCATGGCGATCGCCGTCATTATTGTCCATATATTCCTGACGTACACAAAGCACGGACGCTATATGTATGTGATTGGCGGGAATAAAGAGGCGGCCAGGCTTTCGGGTATTCCGGTCAACCGCTATAAAACGGCTGCCTACCTGCTGTCTGCGCTATTCGCAGCAATTGGCGGGATTGTTTTGGCCTCACGTGTCATGACTGCTGAAATCAATGCAGGATCCCCTTATTTAATGGATTCGGTAGCCGCTGCATTCATTGGTTTTTCCGTTCTGGGTGCAGGCAAGCCGAATGCGTTCGGCACATTTGTAGGAGCGGTACTGATCGGAATTTTGCAAAACGGGCTTGTGATGATGTCTGTACCGTATTACGCAATGGATATCGTGAAGGGAACCGTGCTGGCATTTGCGCTGGGGATTACCTATTATAAGCAGAAACATTAGTCGATCAAATTGCTCTATTTGGAAATAAAACAAGCAAGCCGGATTTAGAGCCAATCTAAATCCGGCTTTTTTATCGTTCCAAGGTGGAGGAATATGGAAGCTTTAGCAAGAATATAAAGAACTTATGGTAAAACAGTCAATTCGATGAGGAAAGGATATCACGATGAAGAGACTTTTAATGTCAGTGGTTTTGGGGGTCAGTTTACTGGGCAGTGGCTGTTCTAATCAAGAGGGTGCAGTAACAGAGAGCAAGAAAGAAGTTATTCTTCAAGAGACGGAGGCTTATTGGCCGACAAAGCAATGGCGAACGTCCTTGCCAGAGGCGCAGGGAATGGATAGCTCCAAGCTTGTGGAACTTTATGAACAGCTTGAAGGCAATGATAAAGTCCATAGTTTCATAGTGGTAAGAAACGGCTACATCGTAGGGGAAAAATATGGTGGGACATATTCAGAAAACAGCAGCCATAATGTATACTCAGTTACCAAGAGCATTCTCGGGGCTGTTGCTGGTATTGCAGCTGAAGAAAAAGTAATTAAATTGGAAGACCGGGTTTTGAACTTTTTTCATGATGTACCAATTGAAAATATGTCACAGGCTAAGAAACACTTGACCATCAAGAATTTACTGACGATGACCACTGGATTCGATTGGCCGGAGTGGACGGAAAACAAAGGCGTTTGGACAAATTGGGATAACAGCGAGGATCAAGTGAAGTATTATCTGGATCAGCAGATCAACGAAGAGCAGGTAGGCAAATTTAATTACTCGAGTGGTGATCCGCACACACTTTCAGCCATCCTCCAACAAAGGCTGGGCAAAACAACATCAGAATATGCTTTTGAAAAGCTCTTTGAACCAATAGGCATGAATAGTGTCCGATGGAGCCCTGATAAAAAGGGGATATCAATGGGCGGTGCTGGTATCTTTATGACCCCGAGGGATATGGCTAAGTTTGGTCTTTTATATTTAAATAAAGGCCAATGGGACGGCAACCAAATTGTTCCGATGGAATGGGTCGAAGAATCTATTTCTCCGCAGGCAGCTACAGAGATTCCCGGGGGCGAAAACTATGGATACTATTTCTGGCTGACTGAAATGGATGGCCACAAAGTATATGAGGCGATGGGAGCGCATGGACAGTTCATTGGAGTCATTCCCGACCTCAATATCGTAGCTGTACAGACTGCTTCAGGCAATGACTTTGACGCTCTGCTAAAAGAATATGTCATTCCGGCTGCAGTTTCGGAAGAACCAATTAAGGTAAATGAAGAGGCGAATAAAAGACTAAAAGAACTTATGGAATGAGCAGGTGTATACATTGGTTTTAGTCTTTATACTACCGAGCTGTTTAAATAAACTGTACCTGCAGTAAGCACATTTCAAAAAATGAAAGAATAGCCTAATGAAAGGCTTGCCTAAGTTCTGAGCTTTTTCATTAGTTTTCATTAAAAAAGAGGAGGGATCGGTAATTTACGGAAAGATCTTTATATACATATCAGAATGGGTTTTATTATTAATTGCCGTTTTTTATTTTCTTATCTTCCAACTGCTATTTCTAGCGAACATCGCTGTGGTAGATAAGGTAGAAGATTCTATGAATTTTCCATACAGTTATTCGTTTGTTTTTTGGTCTTATATATCATGTTTTATTTTTACATAAAGCATCTCCAGGGGAGCCGTTGGTACAGGGAGGTCAAGCAGTTCATATGGGGGTTGTTCTTCGCGGCCGCTGCCGTAAGCAGTCTGTTTTGGTTTTCAATGAATGTAGCAGTGTATTCAAAAGAGTTGTTGAGTAATCAAACACTGCTTGCCTCCATCTTTCTAGGATCCACCATGCTGGCAGCTCAAATTGCGATCAAATTCAAAAGGGAAGGCTCAGGTACAAACTGAGCCTTTTATCATTCCTCAAAAAATGGTTTGTTCGCATAATAATACATCCAGCCCATCATAATCCCGCCGCCAATGAGATTGCCAATCGTCACGGGAATCAAATTGTGGATCACACCTGCAAAGGTAACGGACTGTGGGTCATCGAGGACCATGCTGATCGCAAAGGTGCACATATTGGCGATGCTGTGTTCATAGCCCGATATGAAGAAGCAGTAGACGAAGAACACCATTGCGAACATTTTTGCTCCGTCGCCCTTCATTGACATCGGCAGGAAGAATGCCAGGCAGACGAGCCAGTTACAGAGAATTCCCCTGAAAAATAGCTCTGAAGTTGGTGCAAGTGTCTTTTTTTCAGCGACACTCAACAAGAAACCATTTACCGAATGATCATTAAATAATCCTGTTGTGTAAATCAAAAAAGCGAACGCAACTGCGCCAATGATATTCCCGATATAGCTGTAAATCCACATCCTGGCCACCTGCACCCAGGCCATTCTTTTTCTCAGTGCCGTAAACGTATAATAAAAGGTGTTGCCTGTAAACAAATCACCTCCACCATAGGCAATCAGGATAATGGCTGCACCGAATGTAATGGCCGCTATAGGGTAGGCAAAGGGCGAGTGTTCCACATAAAATGGATTTCCCGTCTTGAACGCAACAATCACCCCAAAGCCGATGAACATCGAAGCCAAGGCAGCTCTTGCCAAATAGCGTGTCCTGCTCTGTTTGAAAATTTTGTGCTTCTTTAAAGCCAGTTTTTCGACTTCTTGTAAGGCTTGTACTTCCAAATGAAATCACCCGATTTTCTTCATATATAATATCTTCTAATGTAAATGATTCCCCAGACTGCAATTAAAAATCAGTAAATCTTGCAACTGAATGCAAACGACGTGCGAAGAGGGAGGAATATATTAAAAGCAAATGAAAAAAGACTGAATCCGCTAAGATTCAGTCTTTTTTGGCATGTTTAAAATGTATCCCTGACGAACTTCGGATTGCGCTGCATCGACGCAAATAGGACAATGCCGCTTACGAGCAGCAGCACGCTTGTCAATACGAATACTGAGCTGAAGCCGAAGTATCCGGCAAGAAAACCGCCTAGTATTGGACCGACAATGTTCCCGAAGAAACGGAGACTTGTGTTGTAGCCGAGTACCTCTCCCTGCATGGCCACCGGTGCTTCTTGCCTGATATAGGCAACCCTGACTGGTATGATTCCTCCGATGGTGATTCCGAGCAGGAACCGGATCAGCACCAGCTGCCAGATGTTCCCCACAAAACCGCCTGGCAGATAGATGATCGCTGATAAAAACAGGAGCAAGACAAGTATTTTAATGTAGCCAACCCGGTCGGCAATTTGCCCCCATTTCCGTGCCATCAACAAGTTGCCGAGCCCTGCTGCCGAAAAGGCGATTCCAGAAAAGAAAGCGAGATTTTCAGGCCCGTGCAGCTCACCAACATATAGAGACAATATTGGCTGGATACTGAAATGGGCAATCTGGACAAGCATGGACATGAGCAGGACATTCACCATGATTGGGTTTTTGAAGATATGCTGAAGAACTTCTTTGCGGCTGTAATTTGTTTTTGATCCGTTTTTGATATCAACCCTGTATTCCATCACCATGAACACTAACAATCCTGACAGGACGATGAAGGCCGAGGTGGATTGGAAGGTTACCGCGTAGCCTAGGGAATCGGCAAGTACCCCGCCGATCATCGGTCCTAGAAGGGCGCCGGTTATACTGCCTGTCTGGAGAGTTCCTAATACCTTGCCGGCCTGTTCCTTTGACGTCTGCGTGGATATCAGAGCCTGCGACACAGGGATGAAACCTGAGAATAACCCCATGAACATCCTAAGTAAAAATAATTCCCATACAGAATTGGCTAATCCTAACAGGAAAACTGAAAAGCCCATGCCGAAAGCCATGAAAATCAGGATCATTTTCCGGCCGAACCGGTCTCCAAGCCTTCCGATTGCCGGAGAGAATAGAAATGCAGTAACGAATGTAATCCCGAAGGTCAAGCCCGACCAATTTTGGACATACCTTTCTGAAAAATCACCGAACGTCTCAATGTATAAAGAGAGAAAGGGCATCACCATTGTCATGCTGCCGGCGATAAAGAAATTCGCGAACCACATGATCCTCAAGTTGCGTTTCGCCTTTTGCTGCTGGGTCATTCCATCAACACTTCTTTCTCAGTGCGAATATTTCGCTTTTCTAAATATTATACCAAATTTTTGCTGTATTGAAAACCAATACAGCAAGCAGGTATTATTTCAGCCATTCGAGCAATTCAATTCTATTCCCAAATGGGTCGTTGACATATATGCGATTTGCGCCTGGCAACTTGTCATCTTTAATGTAATCAATTCCTGTAGAAGTCAAATGCTGTTTCAATCCTTCAATATTCTCCATTTCAAATGCCGGATGGGCTTTCCGTGCGGGTACAAAAGGTTCCTCAATGCCAATATGGATTTGGCAATTCCCGAATTGAAACCATGCTCCGCCACGCTTTTTCAACTCAGCTGGCTTTTCAATCTCTTCAAAGCCCAATATTTCTCCAAAAAATTTCCGTGCCTGTTCTTCCGAACCCTTAGGTGCTGCTAGCTGTATATGATCGATCGCTTTAAATTTGAATGTCATATTCAATCCCTCCCTATTAAAAATTCTAATCTATAAGGAAAGATAAGGAAATGACAAGGTATGAATCTATAAATATAAGTTTTTCTTATCACTTAAAAAGTAATACAAGCCCTCCTGATTACATATAAATTAGTAAAGTTTTGTACGTTTTTAAAAGAGGGGGCTATCAGAAATGAAAAAAAGATTTCTTGCCATTGTGATGATGGCAATCATGGCGCTTGTAATCTCGGCTTGCGGTACAAGCTCAAGCGGAGGGGAATCGGACGCTGAAAAGAAGGAATTAAGAGTCGTCACGGACGCAGCGTATGCACCATTTGAGTACATGGAAGGCGACAAAATTGTTGGTTTCGATATCGATTTCCTTAAGGCAGCCGCGAAAGAAGCAGGGTATGAACTAAAGTTTGAGAATGTCGGCTGGGATCCGATTTTTGTGGAAATCAAGAGTAAGAGGGCTGACATGGCCGTCTCCTCGATTTCCATCAATGATGAGCGCAAGCAGACTTATGATTTTTCGCTGCCGTATTTCTTATCCACCAATAAAATCCTTGTCCGCGAAGACAGCGATATCAAAACTGCGGCTGACCTAAAAGGCAAGGTAGTGGCTGTCCAGAACGGAACAACGGGGCAGGAAGCAATGGATAAGCTTCTCGGCAAGAACAATAAGGACATCAAAAAGTTCGACAACAACAATTTGGCCATCATGGAAATGCTTTCTGGCGGAGCAGATGCAGTCGTTGCTGATAATGGCGTCGTCGAAGTGTACGCTAAAAACAATCCGAAAGAAAAACTAAAGGTCATTGAAGACAGTAACAGCTTCGAGGCGGAATACTATGGCATCCTGTTCCCAAAAGGTACAGATTTGAAAGCGGACTTTGATAAAGCAATCAAGAAAATCGTCGAGAATGGCACATATGAAAAAATCTATCAAGAATGGTTCGGTCAGGAGCCTAACATTGAAATGCTGAAAGCAGAACAAGAAGCATCAGAATAACCAATCATAACCTATGAATCTTCAATGATGATGCGTAACTCTTGAAAAATAGCGTTACGCATTTTTTTGTAAATTTATAAAAATGGTCCCGAGCCTGGGGGCTTTGGAGGGCAAGCTATGGATTTTCGTTTTGATATTATCGTTGAATATACTCCTTATCTAATAAAAGGGACGCTGCTGACAATCGGGCTGTCATTGGCCGGAATTTTAATCGGGACAATCCTCGGGCTGTTCATCGGTCTCGGCAAGATCCAGCGGCGAAAACTGCTGACCTGGCCATTTGTCTGGTATATCACTTTCTTTAGGGGAACCCCGTTATTTGTGCAGATCCTGCTGATTCATTTTGGTGTGGTTCCGATGCTCATTGGAGAAACGAACGGGATTGTCGCGACGATCATCGCGCTGTCCCTGAACGCAGCAGCCTATATAGCTGAAATCTTCAGGGCCGGAATCCAGTCGATTGACCGCGGCCAGATGGAAGCCGCCCGCTCACTGGGAATGACCCATGTGCAGGCAATGAGGTATGTCATATTACCGCAGGCTTTCAAGCGGATGATTCCGCCTCTGGGGAATGAGTTCATTGTACTGATCAAGGAATCATCCCTGGCAGCGATCGTCGCGACTCCGGAAATCATGTACTGGGGACGGGCAATGGCAGGGCAGTACTACCGAGTATGGGAACCGTACCTCACCGCGGCAGTCATTTACTTACTACTGACCCTGTCGCTTAGCTTTTTACTAAATCTCCTCGAAAGAAGGCTGAAAACAGAATGATTAAAATCGCTAATCTGCAAAAATCATTTGGCAGCCAAAAGGTGTTGAATGGAATAGATGTTGAGGTTCAGCCACAGGAAGTAGTTGTTGTGATTGGTCCGTCTGGTTCAGGCAAATCAACCTTCCTCCGCTGCATAAACTTACTGGAAACGATCACGGACGGACATGTGCTGATCGAAGATATTGACATTACCGATAAAGGGACGGATATCAACAAAGTGCGCGAAGAGGTCGGTATGGTATTCCAGCACTTCAATCTGTTCCCCCATAAGACAGTGATTGAAAACATCATGCTGGCGCCGCTGAAGGTACGAGGTGTTTCCGAACAGCAGGCAAGGGAGAAAGGAATGGAGCTTCTGAAAAAAGTAGGTCTCGAAGATAAAGCTGATACCTACCCAGACTCCCTTTCCGGAGGACAAAAGCAGCGGGTGGCCATCGCCCGCGCCCTTGCGATGGAACCCAAAATCATGCTCTTCGATGAACCTACCTCAGCCCTCGATCCAGAAATGGTCGGCGAGGTGTTAGAGGTCATTAAACAACTGGCACGCGAAGGAATGACGATGGTCGTCGTTACGCATGAAATGGGCTTTGCCCGCGAAGTCGGTGACCGCGTCATTTTCATGGACGGAGGACTTGTAGTTGAAGAGAACAAGCCGAATGAGATTTTCGAAAATCCGCAGCATGAGCGGACGAAAGCATTTTTGAGCAAGGTTTTATAGTTTGATAAAAGAAGCCCGATTTGGTCGGTGCTTCTTTTTTTGGACAATAAAAAGGAGGCAACTGTAGATAAAAGTTTTACAACTGTAGATAAACCTGATGTAACTGGAGAAAAAAGTGGTGCAACTGGAGATAAAAGTGGTGCAACTGGAGATAAATCTGCCGCAACTGGAGATAATGTTGTGCCACCTTAAATAAATGTACAACCGTAAATAAATGTTGTTCAACCGTAAATAAGATTGGTACAACCGTAAATAAAAAATGTACAATCGTAAATATATTGATTCCAACCGTAAATACACTTCGCCAATCTGGAAATGAGGATCGGTAAACTGGTAAGGTCACAGCGCATCACACAAAAAAATAGCCATCAAAGCAGTCTAATACCAGCAATAACCTAAGATTGGCGGAGTAACTGGCCTATTTTTGATAATTTATCCAATTAGTGCTTGTTAAAACTAACGTCATTAGTTAAAATAAAACTAACGACATTAGTTTTATTGGGAGGTTCACAAAAATGAGAGTGATCAAAGAGGGGTATTTATATCAGCTGACGTTCATGCCAAGGGTTTTTCCAGTGAATTGTTATTTTATCGAGGAGGAGGATGGGCTGACATTAATTGATGCGGCGCTTCCGAATAGTGCGAAAGCAATCTTGCAGGCTGCTGAAAAAATCGGGAAAGAAATCAAGCGAATTGTTTTGACTCATGCACATGGCGACCACATAGGTGCGCTTGATGAACTGAAAGCGAAACTTGATGTTCCAGTTTATATTTCTGCTCGCGATTCCCGCCTTTTAGCTGGTGATACCTCTCTTGATTCGACTGAACCGCAGACACCGATTCGCGGCGGCATACCAAAAAACATCAAAACAAGACCGGATATTCTTATGAAGGAAGGGGATGAAATCGGTTCTTTGCGGGCAATTTCAACTCCAGGGCACACACCGGGATCGATGTCATTCCTTGACCAGAGAACAAACATCCTGATTGCGGGAGATGCATTCCAGACCAGGGGCGGTACAGCCGTTTCAGGGGTGACAATCCCGTGGTTCCCTTTTCCGGCAATGGCGACCTGGAATAAGGACACAGCACTTCAGAGTGCCCGGAAAATCATGGAGCTAAAACCAGCACTTCTTGCGGTTGGGCACGGGGAACTGTTGCGAAATCCTGCAGCATATATAGAA
This portion of the Mesobacillus sp. S13 genome encodes:
- a CDS encoding amino acid ABC transporter ATP-binding protein; translated protein: MIKIANLQKSFGSQKVLNGIDVEVQPQEVVVVIGPSGSGKSTFLRCINLLETITDGHVLIEDIDITDKGTDINKVREEVGMVFQHFNLFPHKTVIENIMLAPLKVRGVSEQQAREKGMELLKKVGLEDKADTYPDSLSGGQKQRVAIARALAMEPKIMLFDEPTSALDPEMVGEVLEVIKQLAREGMTMVVVTHEMGFAREVGDRVIFMDGGLVVEENKPNEIFENPQHERTKAFLSKVL
- a CDS encoding VOC family protein produces the protein MTFKFKAIDHIQLAAPKGSEEQARKFFGEILGFEEIEKPAELKKRGGAWFQFGNCQIHIGIEEPFVPARKAHPAFEMENIEGLKQHLTSTGIDYIKDDKLPGANRIYVNDPFGNRIELLEWLK
- a CDS encoding ABC transporter permease; protein product: MEAKLPLQQEPTPKKTFELFQFLYKYGTILTIFVLVAIFAAANPSFINGDNVINILRSISIVTIIAVGITISLTVDGFDLSVGSVASLSNAIVISMFVWFSQNTLIAVLSAIAAALIVGAINSLMIVKLKIPDMLMTLAMMFIIQGTALTYTKGATVSENMILPDGSFSTGTISPLFAKIGQVPWIILIMAIAVIIVHIFLTYTKHGRYMYVIGGNKEAARLSGIPVNRYKTAAYLLSALFAAIGGIVLASRVMTAEINAGSPYLMDSVAAAFIGFSVLGAGKPNAFGTFVGAVLIGILQNGLVMMSVPYYAMDIVKGTVLAFALGITYYKQKH
- a CDS encoding basic amino acid ABC transporter substrate-binding protein, whose amino-acid sequence is MKKRFLAIVMMAIMALVISACGTSSSGGESDAEKKELRVVTDAAYAPFEYMEGDKIVGFDIDFLKAAAKEAGYELKFENVGWDPIFVEIKSKRADMAVSSISINDERKQTYDFSLPYFLSTNKILVREDSDIKTAADLKGKVVAVQNGTTGQEAMDKLLGKNNKDIKKFDNNNLAIMEMLSGGADAVVADNGVVEVYAKNNPKEKLKVIEDSNSFEAEYYGILFPKGTDLKADFDKAIKKIVENGTYEKIYQEWFGQEPNIEMLKAEQEASE
- a CDS encoding amino acid ABC transporter permease — encoded protein: MDFRFDIIVEYTPYLIKGTLLTIGLSLAGILIGTILGLFIGLGKIQRRKLLTWPFVWYITFFRGTPLFVQILLIHFGVVPMLIGETNGIVATIIALSLNAAAYIAEIFRAGIQSIDRGQMEAARSLGMTHVQAMRYVILPQAFKRMIPPLGNEFIVLIKESSLAAIVATPEIMYWGRAMAGQYYRVWEPYLTAAVIYLLLTLSLSFLLNLLERRLKTE
- a CDS encoding serine hydrolase domain-containing protein — encoded protein: MKRLLMSVVLGVSLLGSGCSNQEGAVTESKKEVILQETEAYWPTKQWRTSLPEAQGMDSSKLVELYEQLEGNDKVHSFIVVRNGYIVGEKYGGTYSENSSHNVYSVTKSILGAVAGIAAEEKVIKLEDRVLNFFHDVPIENMSQAKKHLTIKNLLTMTTGFDWPEWTENKGVWTNWDNSEDQVKYYLDQQINEEQVGKFNYSSGDPHTLSAILQQRLGKTTSEYAFEKLFEPIGMNSVRWSPDKKGISMGGAGIFMTPRDMAKFGLLYLNKGQWDGNQIVPMEWVEESISPQAATEIPGGENYGYYFWLTEMDGHKVYEAMGAHGQFIGVIPDLNIVAVQTASGNDFDALLKEYVIPAAVSEEPIKVNEEANKRLKELME
- a CDS encoding formate/nitrite transporter family protein yields the protein MEVQALQEVEKLALKKHKIFKQSRTRYLARAALASMFIGFGVIVAFKTGNPFYVEHSPFAYPIAAITFGAAIILIAYGGGDLFTGNTFYYTFTALRKRMAWVQVARMWIYSYIGNIIGAVAFAFLIYTTGLFNDHSVNGFLLSVAEKKTLAPTSELFFRGILCNWLVCLAFFLPMSMKGDGAKMFAMVFFVYCFFISGYEHSIANMCTFAISMVLDDPQSVTFAGVIHNLIPVTIGNLIGGGIMMGWMYYYANKPFFEE
- a CDS encoding MFS transporter, which codes for MTQQQKAKRNLRIMWFANFFIAGSMTMVMPFLSLYIETFGDFSERYVQNWSGLTFGITFVTAFLFSPAIGRLGDRFGRKMILIFMAFGMGFSVFLLGLANSVWELFLLRMFMGLFSGFIPVSQALISTQTSKEQAGKVLGTLQTGSITGALLGPMIGGVLADSLGYAVTFQSTSAFIVLSGLLVFMVMEYRVDIKNGSKTNYSRKEVLQHIFKNPIMVNVLLMSMLVQIAHFSIQPILSLYVGELHGPENLAFFSGIAFSAAGLGNLLMARKWGQIADRVGYIKILVLLLFLSAIIYLPGGFVGNIWQLVLIRFLLGITIGGIIPVRVAYIRQEAPVAMQGEVLGYNTSLRFFGNIVGPILGGFLAGYFGFSSVFVLTSVLLLVSGIVLFASMQRNPKFVRDTF
- a CDS encoding MBL fold metallo-hydrolase; this encodes MRVIKEGYLYQLTFMPRVFPVNCYFIEEEDGLTLIDAALPNSAKAILQAAEKIGKEIKRIVLTHAHGDHIGALDELKAKLDVPVYISARDSRLLAGDTSLDSTEPQTPIRGGIPKNIKTRPDILMKEGDEIGSLRAISTPGHTPGSMSFLDQRTNILIAGDAFQTRGGTAVSGVTIPWFPFPAMATWNKDTALQSARKIMELKPALLAVGHGELLRNPAAYIEKAIHKAEEAFTK